A stretch of Campylobacter showae DNA encodes these proteins:
- a CDS encoding PP0621 family protein, with protein sequence MLFKILAFLAVLIAIYMIFFKTRVKRGVKGGAKKEDKDAENFVECKKCGTFIEAKDAVISGGGYVCEDCIKDRK encoded by the coding sequence ATGTTATTTAAAATTTTGGCTTTTTTAGCGGTTTTAATCGCGATTTATATGATATTTTTTAAAACCCGCGTCAAAAGAGGCGTAAAAGGCGGCGCAAAAAAAGAAGACAAAGATGCCGAAAATTTCGTCGAATGTAAAAAATGCGGCACCTTTATAGAGGCAAAAGACGCCGTAATAAGCGGCGGCGGATACGTCTGCGAGGACTGTATAAAGGATAGAAAATGA